Proteins encoded by one window of Salvia splendens isolate huo1 chromosome 5, SspV2, whole genome shotgun sequence:
- the LOC121801892 gene encoding transcription initiation factor TFIID subunit 5-like: MDQEEIDKVVLAYLDKRGFKQAGLALQQEKQQNSKGSNASSNAQIDPDIAKQILSLSEVDGPAQYQEGYSKLRSWAYSSLDQYQHELVRVLYPVFIHAFMDLVAKGHIQEARSFFNSFRGDHEVMHTRDLQKLEGVLSPSHLEEMEFAHSLRQSKVGIKICQYSYDLLLQYLHKSQSITMLGIVNEHINFQVSPGQPNSIADDAEYVTFFGSEQDAANLINQKEIHWGLLEDSLEERLEKMGAPNMDSDKADGEVREGELEENKKRSDGGKQGTTPKKLKKDKVVVGATAKAHRSDSVAASGAPRVKPELALPEIPVEVEQSILEDLRNRVQLSSMALPSVSLYTFINTHDSLNCASISHDGSLVAGGFSDSSLKVWDMAKLGKQNVTSPLQGDNDLATNETSSSAGGRNYTLFRGHAGPVHSATFSPFGDFILSSSSDSTIRLWSSKLNANLVCYKGHNYPVWDVQFSPLGHYFASASHDRTARIWSMDRVHPLRIMAGHLSDVDCVQWHANCNYLATGSSDKTVRLWDVQSGECVRIFIGHRSMILSLAMSPDGRYMASGDEDGAIMMWDLASGRCVAPLVGHGSCIWSLAFSCEGSLLASGSADCTVKIWDVATSSRVPKSDENGKNGNVSRLRSLKTLPTKSTPVYALQFSRRNLLFAAGTLSKQS; encoded by the exons ATGGATCAAGAAGAGATCGATAAAGTGGTACTCGCGTACTTGGACAAGAGGGGTTTCAAGCAAGCGGGCCTCGCTCTTCAGCAAGAGAAGCAGCAAAACAGTAAAGGCAGCAACGCCTCCTCCAATGCACAGATTGATCCTGATATTGCGAAacaaattctctctctctccga AGTGGATGGTCCCGCTCAGTACCAGGAAGGTTATAGCAAGCTACGGTCTTGGGCTTATAGTTCTCTGGATCAGTACCAG CACGAGTTGGTTAGAGTCTTGTATCCAGTATTTATCCATGCATTCATGGATCTTGTTGCAAAGGGTCATATCCAAGAAG CCCGGTCTTTTTTTAATAGCTTTCGAGGAGACCATGAAGTCATGCATACACGTGACCTTCAAAAGTTAGAAGGTGTTCTTTCTCCCTCACATCTGGAG GAAATGGAATTTGCACATTCTCTAAGACAGAGCAAAGTTGGCATCAAGATCTGCCAA TATTCCTATGATCTACTTCTACAATACTTGCACAAATCTCAATCAATTACAATGCTTGGAATTGTCAATGAACACATCAACTTTCAAG TTTCTCCTGGGCAACCGAACTCCATTGCTGATGATGCTGAATACGTCACGTTTTTTGGAAGTGAACAGGACGCTGCTAATTTAATTAACCAGAAAGAAATTCACTGGGGG TTGCTTGAAGATTCTTTGGAAGAAAGGTTGGAAAAGATGGGGGCGCCAAATATGGATTCCGACAAAGCAGATGGAGAAGTAAGAGAAGGTGAACTGGAAGAAAATAAG AAAAGGTCTGATGGTGGCAAGCAAGGCACTACACCCAAAAAGTTGAAAAAGGATAAGGTTGTTGTTGGTGCCACAGCAAAAGCTCATCGTTCAGATAGTGTTGCTGCGTCTGGAGCACCGCGTGTAAAACCTGAGCTCGCATTGCCAGAAAT ACCAGTAGAGGTGGAACAGTCTATCCTTGAAGATTTGAGAAACCGTGTGCAGCTGAGTAGCATGGCATTGCCTTCTGTTAGCTTATATACTTTCATCAACACTCATGACAG CTTGAATTGTGCTTCAATATCTCATGATGGGTCATTGGTAGCTGGTGGATTTTCAGACTCATCATTGAAG GTTTGGGACATGGCAAAGCTCGGGAAACAGAATGTAACCT CTCCTTTGCAGGGTGACAATGATTTGGCTACCAATGAGACAAGCTCAAGTGCTGGGGGAAGAAATTACACATTATTTCGAGGGCACGCTGGACCTGTGCATTCTGCCACTTTTAGTCCGTTTGGGGATTTCATTCTGTCTTCTTCATCAGATTCTACAA TTCGACTATGGAGCTCAAAACTGAATGCAAATCTTGTCTGCTACAAGGGTCATAATTACCCTGTATGGGATGTACAG TTTAGTCCACTTGGCCACTATTTTGCTAGTGCTTCACATGATCGCACAGCAAGGATCTGGTCAATGGACAGAGTACATCCTCTAAGGATCATGGCAGGTCATTTATCTGATGTGGAT TGTGTGCAATGGCATGCAAATTGCAACTATCTTGCTACTGGATCTAGTGATAAAACAGTGCGCCTATGGGATGTACAGAGTGGCGAATGTGTTAGAATATTCATTGGTCACAGAAGTATGATCTTAAGTTTGGCAATGTCACCTGATGGTCGCTATATGGCATCTGGTGACGAAGATGGTGCGATAATGATGTGGGATCTCGCATCTGGTCGCTGCGTTGCCCCATTAGTCGGCCATGGCTCTTGCATTTGGTCACTGGCTTTCAG CTGTGAAGGTTCGCTTCTAGCTTCTGGTTCTGCTGATTGCACGGTGAAAATATGGGATGTAGCTACAAGCTCAAGAGTGCCAAAATCAGATGAGAA TGGCAAAAATGGAAACGTAAGCAGACTGAGATCTCTGAAAACTTTGCCCACCAAATCTACTCCCGTTTATGCTCTGCAG TTCTCCAGAAGAAACCTTTTATTTGCTGCCGGCACTCTCTCAAAGCAGTCGTAG